Genomic segment of Xanthomonas sp. DAR 35659:
TCGGCGTAGAACAGCGCATTCTCGATGCCGGCGAAGCCGGTGCCCTTGCCGCGCTTGATGACGATGACGTTCTTCGAATTGACCACGTCCAGGATCGGCATGCCGTAGATCGGGCTGGCCGGGTCGGTCTTGGCCACCGGATTGACCACGTCGTTGGCGCCGATCACCAGCGACACGTCGGTGCTGGGAAACTCGGGATTGATGTCGTCCATGTCCGCGATCAGGTCGTAGGGCACGCCAGCCTCGGCCAGCAGTACGTTCATGTGCCCCGGCATGCGCCCGGCCACCGGGTGGATCGCGAACTTGACCTTGACCCCGCGCTCGATCAAGCGCTGCGCCAGCTCCCAGATCTTGTGCTGCGCCTGCGCCACCGCCATGCCGTAGCCGGGCACGATCACCACGCGCTCGGCGTAGGCCATCATCGCCGCCACGTCGCCGGCCTCGATCGGCTTCTGCGCGCCGCTGATCGCCTGCGCCTGGCCGCCGCCGCCGAAGTTGGAGAACAGCACGCCGCTGATCGGCCGGTTCATCGCCTTGGCCATCAGCCGGGTCAGCAGGATGCCGGCCGCGCCGACCATCATGCCGGCGATGATCAGCGCCTCGTTGCCGAGCACGTAGCCCTCGAACGCCACCGCCAGGCCGGTGAAGGCGTTGTACAGCGAGATCACCACCGGCATGTCGGCGCCGCCGATCGGCAGCGTCATCAGCACGCCCAGCGCCAGCGCCACCGCGAAGAACGCCACGATCGCCACCGGGCTGAGGGTGGTCGCGGCCCAGGCGCCCAGGCCCAGCATCGCCACGAACACCAGCAGGTTGAACACCTGCTGGCCGGGGAAGGTCACGCGCTTGTCCAGCCGCCCATCGAGCTTGGCCCAGGCGATGATCGAGCCGGACAGCGAGACCGCGCCGATCGCCGAGCCGACGATGGCCAGCGCCAGCGTGGTCGCATCGGGCTGGCGCGCGGCCAGCGCGGCGATCGCGCTCTCGCTCCAGTGCGAGGTGTCTCGGTTGGCCAGGAACGAGAAGCGCAGCAGCTCCACCGCGCCGATCGCCGCGGCCGAACCGCCGCCCATACCGTTGTACAGGGCCACCATCTGCG
This window contains:
- a CDS encoding NAD(P)(+) transhydrogenase (Re/Si-specific) subunit beta — protein: MSTAEALSWLVKASYLVAATLFLLGLQRMASPKTARSGIHWAGCGMLLATAATFLLPGLHNLPLILLAIVIGTGAAWISAKKVAITDMPQMVALYNGMGGGSAAAIGAVELLRFSFLANRDTSHWSESAIAALAARQPDATTLALAIVGSAIGAVSLSGSIIAWAKLDGRLDKRVTFPGQQVFNLLVFVAMLGLGAWAATTLSPVAIVAFFAVALALGVLMTLPIGGADMPVVISLYNAFTGLAVAFEGYVLGNEALIIAGMMVGAAGILLTRLMAKAMNRPISGVLFSNFGGGGQAQAISGAQKPIEAGDVAAMMAYAERVVIVPGYGMAVAQAQHKIWELAQRLIERGVKVKFAIHPVAGRMPGHMNVLLAEAGVPYDLIADMDDINPEFPSTDVSLVIGANDVVNPVAKTDPASPIYGMPILDVVNSKNVIVIKRGKGTGFAGIENALFYADNTRMLYGDGAEAAGALVSELKALDGGH